The Hippoglossus hippoglossus isolate fHipHip1 chromosome 19, fHipHip1.pri, whole genome shotgun sequence genome has a segment encoding these proteins:
- the sema4gb gene encoding semaphorin-4G produces the protein MGEQRSVQPVLLLLLLPLLLARLSQLWAFPFSPSLDLDVTPRTTVFSKGLLGSVRFNGSSQNYSTLLLEEEAGRLYVGGRGALYALNTSDIGTPGNLTIDWDASPEQKKMCLNKGRDNQTECFNHIRFLQRFNETHLYTCGTNAFRPLCAYIDAERFGFSSGFDEGRDRCPYDPAKGYTGLLLDGEMFTASQYEFRSSPDVRRNFPFPTLRTEEAPTRWLLEADFVGSVLLKESINSSIGDDDKIYFFFTERSQEQAAYPSQTKVSRVARVCKTDWGGQRTLQRKWTSFLKARMVCSVPEYELHLNILRSVFVLQGRDAQSSIFYGIFGLEWKNIKASAICQYTFSDVQKVFEGPYMEVQDSKWREYTGKVPEPRPGSCMTDRHRSQGINSSRDLPDNVLTFARRHPLMAGQVHPVGVRPLLFKRSVNYVKIVVHREPALDGNIYTVLFLGTDDGWLHRAVDIEGEMHIIEELQLFDKPQPVESLVISSALRSIYAGSHSGVVQVPMSACRRYTSCYDCVFARDPFCGWDGGACVEISSSAQRSNLTQDILRGIRGCKENLGNVVHRRRSVMTGDDVLLQCELRSNLATPRWTLNGKDLQGYDLTSGYRIGTDGLLIIGARAQQSGSYRCFAVENSVSVLVYLYTVRVHTDPFYPVESPATTNPTTVSSPTVLSTSGPTEQPLPSPPAPLPPGPEFQTYRHMEAVYISLVAVLGGLCLVLSVVLLYVSFCTRRASRDRKFSQQGLRVLGDSERKRSSHFELTTISSHCNGRQARLSISMPNFADMGDGFLQIVPGQGNMSPSRTPPPAPPLPMPPPLPNMDYANGLSATLPSVLRKMNGNSYMLLRQADHEGTSPLYHSFTEELNRILEQRKHTQLDLQPDESSI, from the exons ATGGGAGAGCAGAGATCCGTCCAACCcgtcctgctcctgctgctgctcccgcTGCTCCTCGCCAGGCTGTCGCAGCTGTGGGCCTTCCCCTTCAGCCCGTCTCTGGACCTGGACGTCACTCCCAGGACAACTGTCTTCTCCAAAG GTCTGTTGGGCAGCGTTCGCTTCAATGGCTCTTCCCAGAACTACAGCACCctcctgctggaggaggaggccgggCGGCTGTACGTGGGCGGCAGAGGAGCTCTGTACGCACTCAACACCTCCGACATCGGCACACCTGGAAACCTCACA ATTGATTGGGATGCATCCCCTGAACAGAAGAAGATGTGTCTGAACAAAGGAAGAGACAATCAG ACGGAGTGTTTCAATCACATCCGCTTCCTGCAGCGATTCAATGAGACTCACCTCTACACCTGCGGAACAAACGCCTTCAGACCTCTCTGCGCTTACATA GACGCGGAGCGGTTCGGCTTCTCCTCGGGCTTTGACGAGGGCCGAGACCGGTGTCCCTACGACCCAGCAAAGGGATACACCGGCCTCCTCCTGG ACGGGGAGATGTTCACGGCCTCTCAGTACGAGTTTCGCAGCTCGCCAGACGTGCGCAGAAACTTCCCCTTCCCCACGCTCCGGACCGAGGAGGCCCCGACCCGGTGGCTTCTGG aggcgGACTTCGTGGGCTCGGTGCTGCTGAAGGAGAGCATCAACAGCTCCATCGGGGACGACGACAAGATTTACTTCTTCTTCACGGAGAGGAGCCAGGAGCAGGCTGCCTACCCGAGCCAGACCAAGGTGTCCAGGGTCGCCCGAGTCTGCAAG ACCGACTGGGGGGGCCAGCGGACCctgcagaggaagtggaccTCCTTCCTCAAGGCCAGAATGGTTTGTTCAGTCCCAGAATACGAGCTGCACCTCAACATCCTgcgcagtgtgtttgtgctgcagggTCGGGACGCTCAGAGCAGCATCTTCTACGGCATCTTTGGCCTCGAGTG GAAGAACATCAAGGCCTCTGCGATATGCCAGTACACCTTCTCAGACGTGCAGAAGGTTTTCGAGGGGCCCTACATGGAGGTGCAGGACTCGAAGTGGAGGGAGTACACAGGGAAGGTGCCAGAGCCGAGACCTGGATCT TGTATGACAGATCGGCACCGGTCCCAGGGCATCAACTCGTCTCGTGACCTCCCAGACAATGTCCTCACGTTCGCCCGAAGGCATCCACTCATGGCCGGCCAGGTGCACCCAGTGGGAGTGCGCCCCCTGTTGTTCAAGAGGAGCGTCAACTATGTCAAGATAGTCGTGCACAGGGAGCCGGCACTGGATGGAAACATTTATACCGTCCTGTTTCTGGGAACTG atgaCGGCTGGCTGCACAGAGCTGTGGACATCGAAGGAGAAATGCACATCATAGAGGAGCTGCAACTGTTTGACAAACCTCAGCCCGTAGAGAGCCTGGTCATATCCTCGGCTCTG CGGAGCATCTACGCCGGCTCACACTCTGGAGTCGTGCAGGTACCGATGTCGGCCTGTCGGAGATACACTTCCTGTTACGACTGCGTGTTCGCCAGAGACCCGTTCTGCGGCTGGGACGGGGGGGCGTGCGTAGAAATATCCTCCAGTGCACAGAG GTCAAACTTAACTCAGGATATTCTGAGAGGGATCAGAGGCTGCAAGGAGAATTTAGGAAACG TCGTCCATCGGCGGCGTTCTGTGATGACGGGCGACGACGTGCTGCTACAGTGTGAACTACGCTCCAACCTGGCGACGCCACGCTGGACTCTGAATGGCAAAGATCTCCAGGGGTACGACCTGACCTCGGGCTACCGCATCGGCACAGACGGCCTCCTCATAATCGGCGCTCGGGCCCAGCAGAGCGGGTCCTACCGCTGCTTTGCCGTGGAGAACTCGGTCTCTGTGCTGGTTTATCTTTACACAGTCCGGGTGCACACAGACCCGTTCTACCCCGTGGAGTCCCCAGCCACCACCAACCCCACCACAGTTTCCAGCCCAACTGTTCTCTCCACCAGCGGCCCCACCGAGCAGCCTCTGCCCTCGCCTCCCGCCCCGCTGCCTCCAGGGCCCGAGTTCCAGACCTACAGGCACATGGAGGCCGTGTACATCTCTCTGGTGGCCGTGCTCGGAGGGCTTTGCCTGGTGCTGAGCGTGGTGCTGCTCTACGTGAGCTTCTGCACCAGACGGGCCTCTCGGGACCGAAAGTTCTCCCAGCAAGGGCTGCGGGTCCTGGGCGACTCCGAGAGAAAGAGGAGCTCCCATTTTGAACTTACAACCATCTCCAGCCACTGCAACGGCCGCCAGGCGCGTCTCTCCATCTCGATGCCAAACTTCGCGGACATGGGCGATGGTTTCCTCCAGATCGTTCCAGGTCAGGGCAACATGTCGCCGTCAAGAACGCCTCCGCCTGCCCCTCCTCTTCCGATGCCGCCTCCCCTTCCCAACATGGACTACGCCAACGGGCTGTCGGCCACCCTGCCCAGTGTGCTGAGGAAGATGAACGGGAACAGCTACATGCTGCTGCGGCAGGCCGACCACGAGGGCACGTCGCCGCTCTACCACTCCTTCACCGAGGAGCTCAACAGGATCctggagcagaggaaacacacacagctggacctgCAGCCGGACGAGAGCTCCATCTAG
- the mrpl43 gene encoding 39S ribosomal protein L43, mitochondrial, which translates to MSSRGTPSRFLASVLRNGLGRYVPQLKRISIIFSKNAQSSLGVRDFIEEGVVDYAKNNPGTVVYVSPQTCRIPKVVAEYLNGNVREELVISKSSPQISELLTKLANQSGLEIMRIRKPFHTDNPSIQGQWHPFTNRPPAIGPIRPQQQDSV; encoded by the exons ATGTCCTCCAGGGGGACGCCCAGCCGCTTCCTGGCCAGCGTCCTGCGGAACGGGCTCGGCCGCTACGTGCCGCAGCTCAAGCGCATCTCCATCATCTTCTCCAAGAACGCACAGAGCTCGTTGGGAGTCAG ggACTTTATCGAGGAGGGGGTGGTGGACTACGCCAAGAACAACCCGGGCACCGTCGTGTACGTGTCCCCTCAGACCTGCAGGATCCCCAAAGTGGTGGCCGAGTATC TAAACGGCAACGTGAGGGAAGAACTCGTCATCAGCAAATCGTCCCCGCAGATTTCAGAGCTTCTGACCAAACTGGCGAATCAGTCCGGCCTGGAGATCATGCGCATCCGCAAACCCTTCCACACGGACAACCCCAGCATCCAGGGCCAGTGGCACCCGTTCACCAACCGGCCCCCGGCCATCGGCCCCATCAGACCCCAGCAGCAGGACTCTGTCTAA
- the twnk gene encoding twinkle protein, mitochondrial, translated as MWRRLLLKGTSCLLQAADPKVLHHRPLSSLCPRLPPLRLLHRPPQAPYVGAGYFLAHGGTRAYKKDAKSAVELPVTPVTVTEIKQYIRSKDIPFHDGYSCLHIPSIFVEPSARRDAFSLFVDKTTGQFLCKDTLVEGSWEDLQDCLEVMQKEEQDVLSPHVLLGYPDSVEEQEERDRELREVQRIWSSAVPLTDVPEDEALLIKTMFQITKVSNATLKKFGVRLFKPTKSLVFPWFGGPDCSLKGVKLLSAQSTDTDKVTYNEATVPKCSSYYNLFGLPLVSRMDSEVVLTGHELDTLAVSQATGLPSVALPRGVSCLPPILLPYLEQFKRVTLWLGGDIRSWEASKIFSRKLGLRRCSLVRPGEYRPCPVEALAQGKNLNHIVNASIPAAHKSIVSFKQLREDVYGELLNTEQVAGVKWTRFLELNRILKGHRKGELTVFTGPTGSGKTTFISELALDLCMQGVNTLWGSFEINNVRLAKIMLTQFSMQRLEENLEQYDFWADKFEDLPLYFMTFHGQQNIKAVLDTMQHAVYLYDINHVVIDNLQFMMGQENLSVDKFAVQDHIVGAFRKFATNSSCHVTLIIHPRKEEDDRELQTASIFGSAKASQEADNVLILQEKKLVTCPGRRSLQVTKNRFDGDVGIFPLDFLKSSLTFSAPVKGKHKLRKVASKPENEESEEDEAAVKKSQVKKEKAEKANKTTKTPRPAAGK; from the exons ATGTGGAGGAGGCTCCTGCTCAAGGgcacctcctgcctcctgcaggcGGCAGACCCCAAGGTCCTGCACCACAGACCTCTCTCATCCCTATGTCCGAGGCTCCCCCCCCTCAGGCTCCTCCACAGGCCCCCTCAGGCTCCATATGTGGGTGCAGGCTACTTCCTGGCCCACGGGGGCACCAGGGCCTACAAAAAGGATGCCAAGTCCGCTGTGGAGCTCCCAGTGACCCCCGTCACAGTCACTGAAATCAAACAGTACATACGCTCCAAAGACATCCCCTTCCACGACGGCTACAGCTGCCTCCACATCCCGAGCATCTTCGTGGAGCCGTCGGCGAGGAGGGACGCGTTCTCCCTGTTCGTCGACAAAACCACCGGGCAGTTCCTGTGCAAGGACACGCTGGTGGAGGGGAGCTGGGAGGATCTCCAGGACTGTCTGGAGGTGATgcagaaggaggagcaggacgtCCTCAGCCCCCATGTGCTGCTGGGATATCCAGACAgcgtggaggagcaggaggagagggacaggGAGCTGAGGGAGGTGCAGAGGATCTGGTCCAGCGCCGTGCCCCTCACTGACGTCCCAGAGGACGAGGCTCTGCTGATTAAAACCATGTTCCAG atCACAAAGGTTTCTAATGCAACCCTGAAGAAGTTCGGTGTGAGGCTCTTCAAACCCACCAAGAGTCTGGTCTTCCCCTGGTTCGGCGGACCCGACTGCTCCTTGAAGGGAGTGAAGCTCCTCTCCGCCCAAAGCACAGACACCGACAAAGTCACGTACAATGAAGCTACCGTCCCAAAGTGTAGTTCTTACTACAACCTGTTTGGCCTCCCCCTGGTGAGCCGTATGGACTCTGAGGTGGTGCTGACGGGTCACGAGCTGGACACCCTGGCTGTGAGTCAGGCCACGGGACTCCCCAGCGTGGCTCTTCCACGCGGAGTCAGCTGCCTTCCTCCGATCCTGCTGCCTTACCTGGAACAGTTCAAGCGGGTGACGCTGTGGCTGGGAGGCGACATCCGCTCCTGGGAGGCGTCGAAGATCTTTTCTCGGAAGCTGGGTCTGAGGCGCTGCTCTCTGGTGCGCCCGGGGGAGTACCGGCCGTGTCCCGTGGAGGCGCTGGCTCAAGGGAAGAACTTAAACCACATCGTCAACGCCTCCATCCCAGCAGCCCACAAGTCCATCGTGTCCTTCAAGCAGCTCAGAGAGGACGTGTACGGGGAGCTGCTGAACACGGAGCAGGTGGCCGGAGTGAAGTGGACGAGGTTTCTGGAGCTCAACCGGATCCTGAAGGGTCATCGCAAGGGGGAGCTGACTGTTTTCACAG GTCCTACTGGCAGTGGGAAGACCACCTTTATCAGTGAGTTGGCTCTGGACCTCTGCATGCAGGGCGTCAACACGTTATGGGGAAGCTTTGAGATCAACAACGTGCGTCTGGCGAAGATCATGCTCACACAGTTCTCCAtgcagaggctggaggagaacCTGGAGCAGTACGACTTCTGGGCGGACAAGTTTGAAGACCTGCCGCTCTACTTCATGACTTTTCACGGGCAGCAGAACATCAA GGCGGTGCTGGACACGATGCAACATGCCGTTTACCTCTATGACATAAACCACGTCGTCATTGACAACCTGCAGTTCATGATGGGACAGGAAAACCTCTCAGTAGACAA GTTCGCAGTTCAGGACCACATTGTCGGGGCGTTTAGGAAGTTCGCCACCAACAGCAGCTGCCACGTCACTCTGATCATCCACCccaggaaggaggaggatgatcGTGAACTGCAGACGGCGTCGATCTTCGGTTCTGCTAAG gcCAGCCAGGAAGCCGACAACGTCCTCAttctgcaggagaagaagctgGTGACGTGTCCTGGCCGCAGGTCCCTGCAGGTGACCAAGAACCGCTTCGACGGGGATGTCGGCATCTTCCCCCTGGACTTCCTCAAGTCCTCGCTCACCTTCTCGGCTCCCGTCAAAGgcaaacacaaactgaggaAGGTCGCCTCCAAGCCGGAGAACGAGGAGTCGGAGGAGGACGAGGCGGCGGTGAAGAAGAGCCAGGTTAAAAAGGAGAAGGcagagaaagcaaacaaaacaacaaagactcCAAGACCTGCAGCTGGAAAGTAA